Proteins encoded by one window of Myripristis murdjan chromosome 1, fMyrMur1.1, whole genome shotgun sequence:
- the LOC115364391 gene encoding suppressor of cytokine signaling 1-like, with protein sequence MPHCRMVRGNLDKTVKNQEQNQQAGTQNLSQPAAEALGPEQSQDKKKPENQEPKKRQQDFLHQDKLLNQDNPEQEAESGCNWVVDRTFLENWPTHLRPFHSEAEYHLVSQTHAQLQHSGFYWGPMTMETAHEILSHTPQGTFLIRDSGQPDVFFTLSYQGEDGPTSVRILLNKQLFSLHGSHKTFVSLFALLAFYTSSSSKLVLPYRRQRPELLKQMCRRALIRAYGADSIHTLPGLTVQVKEYLYAYPYCT encoded by the exons ATGCCCCATTGTAGGATGGTCAGAGGCAACCTGGACAAAACAGTGAAGAACCAAGAGCAGAACCAACAAGCTGGGACGCAGAACCTCAGTCAGCCTGCAGCAGAGGCCTTGGGACCCGAACAGAGCCAAGACAAGAAAAAGCCAGAGAACCAAGAGCCAAAGAAAAGGCAGCAAGATTTTCTCCACCAGGACAAGCTGCTTAATCAAGACAACCCAGAGCAGGAAGCAGAGTCAGGCTGCAACTGG GTAGTAGACCGAACATTCCTTGAAAACTGGCCTACGCACCTGCGTCCTTTCCACAGCGAGGCAGAGTATCATTTGGTGTCACAAACTCACGCACAGCTCCAGCACAGCGGGTTCTACTGGGGACCAATGACAATGGAGACAGCACATGAAATCCTCTCACACACGCCGCAGGGCACCTTCCTCATCCG GGACAGCGGCCAACCAGATGTCTTCTTCACTCTGAGCTACCAAGGTGAGGACGGACCAACGAGTGTTCGGATCCTGCTGAATAAGCAGCTCTTCAGTCTGCATGGCAGCCACAAGACTTTTGTCTCCCTGTTCGCCCTGCTGGCGTTTTACACTAGCTCCTCATCCAAACTGGTGCTGCCCTATCGCAGGCAGAGGCCTGAGCTGCTCAAGCAGATGTGCAGGAGAGCCTTGATACGTGCATATGGAGCAGATAGTATACACACTTTACCTGGACTTACTGTGCAAGTTAAAGAATATCTCTATGCCTACCCCTATTGtacatag